CCCGGACCCGGTCAGAGCGGAAGCGCGTACTCCGACTCCGTGAGGCTCGGGTCGCTCGGCAACGGCTGCGTCGTGCCGGTCGGCACGAACCCAATGCGGTCGTAGACGCGCCGCGCCGCCTCGTTGGTGTCGGTCGCCCAGAGCCGGACCTCCCGCGCGCCGCGGCGGCGCGCCCACTCGACCACGCTGCGCACGCAGGCGTCGGCGTAGCCGTGGCCGCGCGCGTCGGGGCGCGTCCAGACGCTGAACACGTTCGGGATGCCGTCGTCCTCGATGTACCCGCCCGCCGAGGCGAGCCAGGTGCCGTCCTCGGCCTCGGCGAGGAACATGATCTGGTCCTCGGTGGTGGCCATTCGCGTCGTGCGTTCCCGCCACTCGTCCTCGGTGGACGTGGACGCGTGGGCGAGCGTGGTGCCGAACGCGTACGGCGCGTCGGCGAGCATCCCCAGCCGGAACTCCCGCCAGCGCTCCCACTCGTCGGCCTCGATGCGGCGTACCCGCATCAGTCGTCGAAGCCGAGCGAGAACGCCGCCTCGAGGTCGTGCTTGGAGTACGTGCGGAACGCGATCAGCGTCTGCGTGGAGAGGATGCCCGGCACCTTGTTGACCCGGCCGGCGATGACGTCGGCGAGGTCCTCGTGCGCGCGCACGCGGACCATCGCGACCAGGTCGACGTCGCCGGCGACGGAGTAGACCTCGGTGACGCCGTCGATCCCGGACACCTGCTCGGCGATCTCGGGGATGGCGTCGACGGCGGCGTTGATGAGGACGACGGCGGTGATCAACGAGCCTCCACTGGTCGGTCCCGCGATCGTACCGACGCGCGTTACGTGACGGGCTCGGCGACCATGGCGGGCGGCTCCCCGGCGGGGTCGGGCGCCGGGGTGGGCTCCTCGGTACCGACCGTGACCGGCGAGGAGTGGGTGCCCCCGTCGGCGATCGCGCCGTCCTGGCTGCTCAACGCCGTCGACACCAGCGCGGAGCCCACCGACCCCGGCTGGTCCGGCGTCACCGGCTCGCGCAGTCTCGGCGGCGCGGTGGTGCGCGGCCGGGTCGTCTGCACGACCTCCGTGTAGAACACGTCGAGCAGCTCGGCCACGCTCGCCACGAACGACCCGCGGCCCTGTCCGCGCTTCGACCCCATCGGGCCGCTCATGGTGACGCGGAAGGTCCGCAGCTCACGCTTCGCGTCGCCCACGAGCAGCGCCGGGTTGGACCGGGCGTCCCTGAGCAGCTCCGACGTGCTGGCGCCGCGCGCGTACTGCGCGAACGCGTCGATCCGCACGGTGTCGGGCGCGGCCTTGAGCTGGCGCAGCAGCCAGTTGACCCGCGTCTGCGGGCGCCCCTCGCGCGGTGCCTCGATGTCGAGCGAGCAGACGATCCGCCCGGCGCGCAGGTCGGCGGTCACGGTGACCACCCCGGCCGAGCCGGGGATGCGCAGCGAGCCGTCGACCGCCCCGCGCGTGGCCAGTGACTGGGCCACCGCCTGCGACCGCAGCGCCGGCTCGGTCAGCTCGCGGCGCGAGAGCACCGGCTGGACCTCGGTGCCGAGCTGGCGGCCGAGCCGCAGCGCGAGGTACTGGATGAGCTGGTCCCAGCGGCTGGCGACGTCGGCGACGCCCTTGTCGTTCGGCCGGATCGTGCCGTGGGCGATCGACTCCCGCACCGGCACCCAGTGGACGCCCATGTCGTCGAACTCCATGGCGCCCGACTTCGGGTGCTCCAGGTAACGGATCAGCTCGCCGAGGATCCACGCCTGGTCGGGGTCCGCGACGCCACGGTGGACCTTCTGCACCACCGCCTCGGTCAGCACCTGCGTCCACGACAGGTGGTGCAGCGCGACCTTCTTCAGCTTCCGCCGGTCGACCGGAGTCGGGTGCGTCCCGGCCATCGCCGGGATCTGGTTCGAGATGGTCAGCAGCGCGTCGAACCCCTGCTCCCGCGCGATGTCGAGGTACGCCTCCAGCTGCGCGGGGTCGAGCTCGTTGGTGCCGGTCTTGACCTCGACCAGGGCCGTCCAGACCCGGCTGCCGCGCGTGACGCGGATCAGGCCGTCCGGGAAGAGCCTCTTGTCGTCCAGGTGGAACGGCACCTCGATATAGGTCTCCACGACACCGGCGGGCGCGCCGAAGCGTCCGGTGAGCGACCGGCCGAACTCGCGGACGCTGCTCATCACGGCCAGCAGTGCCGACGTCGCCCGCCGTTCCTGCTCCTCCGCGCCGTTGATCCCCGACGTGGGGATCAGCCGTGCCGAGTGCCAGGTCTCTTCCGCCATCTGCGTCTCCCCGTGCGGTACGTGCTGCCTCCGTCGACCCTACGGTGCCGCACCCGCGAGACGCGGGACGTCCGGCAGCTTCTCCAGGTAGACGACGTCGAGGAGGCGGCCGAACTTGGTGCCCACCTCGCGCAGGTACGCGACCCGGTCGTAGCCGGCGCGTGCGAACAGCGCGAGGCTCGCGACGTTCTCCGCGCAGACGACGGCGAGCAACGCGTGCAGCCCGGCGCTGGCGGCGTGCGCGTCGACGTGGGCGAGGGCCGCGCGGCCGAGCCCGCGACCGGTGTGCGCGGGGTCGAGGTAGACGGCGACCTCGGCGGTGTCGCGGTACGCGCACCGCGACTTGAACGGCTGCACCAGCAGGTAGCCCGCGAACGCGCCGTCGTCGCCGGTGACCGCCCACGCGCCGTGCCGGTCCGGGTCACCGGCGGCGAACTCCGCCGCCCACGCCTCCGGCGTCACCGGCTCGGTCTGGAACGTCGCCGTCGACGTCTCGACGTAGTGGTTGTAGAGCGCGGCGGCGGCACCGGCGTCGGCGGGGGTGAGCGGTCGGATCACGGCACGACGGTACGACGAGGTCTGTCCCGGACGGGGAGATGCCGGTATCGTCCCGGTTCGCCCAGTATGCCCCGCCCGTGCGAACCGGCCACCCGCCGCCCGTACGGAACCCTCACAAGGAGTACGCATGCGTCTGTCCCAGCGCGCGCTCGCGGCCGTCGCCGTCGCGGCGTCCGTCGTCGCCCCGATGGTCCTCACCGCGGCGCCCGCCTCGGCGTCGATCTCCGCCCCCTGCGCCCACACCACGGGCGAGCCGAAGACCATCGACATCGTCATCGGCTCGATCACCCTCGACCGCGTCCCGACCGGCGTCGACTGGTCCGACTGCATCGACTAGGACCGCTCCTCTCGCGAACCTACGGACCCTCCGCCCGGCGGTGGCGCGGCGACGCGCCGCCGCCGGCGGGGGGTCCTTCGCGTCTCAGGCGAACCGCCGCGCCGGCTGCGCCACCGTCCGCATCGGCCGCCGGTCCGCGAACGGCGCCGCCCCGTCGTACGCCTGGTCCAGCAGGCGCAGCAGCCGGGCCGCGCCGCGCGCGGGCGACGCCCACTCGCCGTCCACCCGCACCAGCCGGGTGCCGGGCGTGCCGAGCCAGCGCAGCACGGCCTGCATCTCCTCGCTCGTCGCGCACGGCGTCGGCCCCGGCCCGGGCGTCACCGTCTCGGCGGTTGCGACCAGGGCGTCGACGTGCGGCCGCGGGTCGACCCCGACCGCGACGGCGCCGGCCGCGGTGAGCCGGCCGTGCTTGACCACGGCGAGGTGCCAGCCGCCGCGGGTGTCCGGCTGGGCCGCCACGAGCAGCGGCAACGCCGCCAGCGCGGCGAGCTGCTGCTGCCGCGCCGCCGCCCGCACGAACGCCGCCAGCCGGTCGCGGTGCGCCGCCGCGTCCTCGTACCGGTGCTGGGCCGCGAGGTCGTCCATGCGGCGTTGCGCGGCGGCGCGCAGCGCCTCCGGGTCGGCGGCGACGGCGTGCGCGAACGCCGTGGTGTGCGCGGCGTACGCCTCCTCCGACTCCTCGCCCGCGCACGGCGCGCCGCACCGGCCGAGCTCGCGCAGCACGCAGCCCGGCACGCGGGTGCGGCGGGTGATCCGCATCGTGCACTGC
This genomic interval from Mycobacteriales bacterium contains the following:
- a CDS encoding GNAT family N-acetyltransferase, with the translated sequence MRVRRIEADEWERWREFRLGMLADAPYAFGTTLAHASTSTEDEWRERTTRMATTEDQIMFLAEAEDGTWLASAGGYIEDDGIPNVFSVWTRPDARGHGYADACVRSVVEWARRRGAREVRLWATDTNEAARRVYDRIGFVPTGTTQPLPSDPSLTESEYALPL
- a CDS encoding Lrp/AsnC ligand binding domain-containing protein, with protein sequence MITAVVLINAAVDAIPEIAEQVSGIDGVTEVYSVAGDVDLVAMVRVRAHEDLADVIAGRVNKVPGILSTQTLIAFRTYSKHDLEAAFSLGFDD
- a CDS encoding GNAT family N-acetyltransferase translates to MIRPLTPADAGAAAALYNHYVETSTATFQTEPVTPEAWAAEFAAGDPDRHGAWAVTGDDGAFAGYLLVQPFKSRCAYRDTAEVAVYLDPAHTGRGLGRAALAHVDAHAASAGLHALLAVVCAENVASLALFARAGYDRVAYLREVGTKFGRLLDVVYLEKLPDVPRLAGAAP